From Bacteroidales bacterium, one genomic window encodes:
- a CDS encoding phosphoglycerate kinase: MQQNIDTYNFKGKKVIVRVDFNVPLDENFKVTDDTRIRAAIPTLKKVLEGGGALILMSHLGRPKGVADKFSLKHIIYKIEELLGAKIEFAPDCMKAQEQAKNLQPGQVLLLENLRFYAEEEGKPRDLADDASDDVKKAAKAKVKESQKEFTKTLASYADCYINDAFGTAHRAHASTALIAKYFPNDKMFGYIMQREILNIDKVLKNPQHPVTAIIGGSKVSSKIGILQNLLDKVDNMIIGGGMAFTFAKAQGGKIGTSICEDDQMPLALDIVKAAQAKGVKLYFPDSIVVADKFDNDAKTQRCKNSEVPDGWMGMDAAQDTLDEWRKVILASKTILWNGPVGVFEMPKFAFGTLQIAKALADATAAGAFTLIGGGDSVAAINQMGFADKVSYISTGGGAMLEYLEGKDLPGIAAIRE, encoded by the coding sequence ATGCAGCAAAACATTGACACTTACAATTTTAAGGGAAAGAAAGTCATCGTCAGAGTTGACTTTAACGTCCCATTGGATGAAAATTTTAAAGTTACCGATGATACAAGAATCAGAGCTGCAATCCCTACTCTTAAGAAAGTTCTTGAGGGCGGCGGAGCATTGATTCTAATGTCTCACCTTGGAAGACCTAAAGGTGTTGCGGATAAGTTCTCTTTGAAGCACATTATTTACAAAATAGAGGAATTGCTGGGAGCTAAAATTGAGTTTGCGCCTGATTGCATGAAGGCTCAGGAGCAGGCTAAAAATTTACAGCCCGGGCAAGTGCTATTGCTTGAGAATCTGAGGTTTTACGCAGAGGAAGAGGGCAAACCAAGAGACCTTGCTGATGACGCTTCTGATGACGTTAAGAAGGCGGCAAAGGCAAAAGTTAAAGAGAGCCAGAAGGAGTTCACAAAGACCCTTGCTTCCTATGCAGATTGCTACATCAATGATGCATTTGGAACAGCACACCGCGCTCATGCTTCTACAGCTTTAATTGCCAAATACTTCCCTAATGATAAAATGTTCGGTTACATTATGCAGAGAGAAATTCTTAACATAGACAAAGTGCTTAAGAATCCTCAGCATCCCGTAACTGCAATTATCGGTGGCTCAAAGGTTTCCTCAAAGATTGGAATCCTTCAGAACCTTTTGGACAAAGTAGATAATATGATTATCGGCGGCGGAATGGCTTTCACATTTGCAAAAGCTCAGGGCGGAAAAATTGGTACTTCAATTTGTGAAGATGACCAGATGCCTTTGGCTCTTGATATTGTAAAAGCTGCTCAGGCTAAGGGAGTTAAACTTTATTTTCCCGACAGTATAGTAGTTGCGGATAAGTTTGACAATGATGCCAAGACTCAGCGCTGCAAGAACTCTGAAGTTCCAGATGGCTGGATGGGAATGGACGCTGCGCAAGATACATTGGACGAGTGGAGAAAAGTTATACTTGCCTCCAAGACAATTCTTTGGAACGGTCCCGTTGGCGTATTTGAGATGCCTAAATTTGCATTTGGAACACTTCAAATTGCAAAGGCGCTTGCAGATGCAACAGCAGCCGGAGCATTCACATTAATTGGCGGCGGAGATTCCGTTGCAGCCATTAATCAGATGGGCTTTGCAGACAAAGTAAGCTACATCTCAACCGGCGGCGGCGCAATGTTGGAATACCTTGAAGGCAAAGACCTTCCGGGCATCGCTGCTATCCGCGAATAG
- a CDS encoding class I SAM-dependent methyltransferase, which translates to MTEPQIIVENPHCWKDYEIIDSGDGYKLERFGTYVLARPEPKALWSKSLPDSEWEKLAYTQFVPGAGFGKQGKEDSGTWEKLKKMPEQWTIEYSNTERIASEWSEKRHGFARGSDGSVGNEAKLDGLHMKLRLGLTSFKHVGVFPEQAPNWDWIYARTKMLVDKLSVNKMDTKPVGNNDGGIKILNLFAYTGAASLAARAAGADVTHLDSVKQVVAWAKENMELSGLDNIRWIIDDALKFVKREARRGNLYDGMILDPPAYGHGPEGERWKLDELLFDMLSECAKIVAPKNAFVVLNLYSNGYSALLANTLLNKAFGGEGKFSCGELVLKDKFEKIIPLSVYSRMTR; encoded by the coding sequence ATGACAGAACCTCAAATCATAGTAGAAAATCCGCATTGCTGGAAAGACTACGAAATCATAGATTCCGGAGACGGGTATAAGCTGGAGCGTTTTGGTACTTACGTGCTTGCGCGCCCTGAGCCTAAAGCGTTATGGAGCAAAAGCTTGCCCGATAGCGAGTGGGAGAAGCTGGCGTATACTCAATTTGTTCCGGGTGCCGGTTTTGGAAAACAGGGCAAGGAGGATAGCGGCACATGGGAGAAACTCAAAAAAATGCCTGAACAATGGACGATAGAATATTCTAATACTGAAAGAATTGCCTCTGAGTGGTCAGAAAAAAGGCATGGATTTGCCAGAGGCTCGGACGGTTCAGTGGGAAATGAGGCAAAGCTTGACGGCTTGCATATGAAGTTGCGTCTTGGTCTTACATCATTCAAACACGTCGGAGTGTTTCCGGAGCAGGCGCCAAATTGGGACTGGATATATGCACGCACAAAAATGTTGGTGGATAAACTGTCTGTAAATAAAATGGATACCAAACCCGTCGGGAATAATGACGGTGGCATCAAAATTTTAAATTTGTTTGCCTATACGGGTGCAGCTTCACTTGCGGCACGTGCGGCAGGTGCGGATGTTACTCATCTGGACTCTGTTAAACAGGTTGTTGCATGGGCGAAGGAGAATATGGAGCTTAGCGGTTTGGATAATATCAGATGGATTATAGATGATGCGCTTAAGTTTGTTAAAAGAGAGGCCAGACGCGGCAATTTATATGATGGCATGATACTTGACCCTCCCGCATACGGACATGGCCCGGAGGGCGAAAGGTGGAAGTTGGACGAATTGCTTTTTGATATGCTGTCCGAGTGTGCCAAAATCGTTGCGCCTAAAAATGCGTTTGTTGTACTTAATTTATATTCAAATGGTTATTCAGCCCTGCTTGCAAACACGCTGCTTAATAAGGCTTTTGGAGGAGAGGGGAAATTTAGTTGCGGAGAACTAGTTTTAAAAGACAAGTTTGAGAAGATTATACCTCTGAGTGTTTACTCTAGGATGACAAGATAG